The following proteins are co-located in the Pyrobaculum calidifontis JCM 11548 genome:
- a CDS encoding SagB/ThcOx family dehydrogenase — protein MWRRSFLKIILATPLGRLIAGIAASLATATAIYLDISHIDMRKPQRISGVEVFLPYPKLRGTVSVEEALANRRSVREYRDEPITLEELGQLLWAAYGISETRYGLRTAPSAGAQYPLEVYAVVGEWGVAAGDGYLAAGVYHYEPHRHSLTLRKSGDFRRELYRAALDQRWVLEAPVSIVFTAVFARTTRVYGERGRLRYVPMDLGHAAQNVYLQATALGLGTVAVGAFYDEDVAEILGLSEEETPLYIMPVGKPAAYYKLSERELVQYYERRRR, from the coding sequence ATGTGGCGCCGCTCCTTCTTAAAAATAATATTGGCCACGCCCCTGGGCAGACTAATAGCCGGCATAGCCGCCTCTCTTGCAACAGCCACAGCTATATACCTAGATATCTCGCATATAGACATGAGGAAGCCGCAGAGGATAAGCGGCGTCGAAGTGTTTCTGCCATACCCCAAGCTTAGGGGCACGGTCTCAGTGGAGGAGGCCTTGGCCAATAGGCGCTCTGTAAGAGAGTACCGAGACGAGCCAATAACGCTGGAGGAGCTTGGCCAGCTCTTGTGGGCGGCGTACGGCATAAGTGAAACTAGGTACGGCCTAAGAACAGCTCCGTCGGCAGGGGCGCAATACCCCCTGGAAGTATACGCGGTAGTGGGCGAGTGGGGGGTGGCCGCTGGCGACGGCTACTTGGCCGCCGGCGTGTACCACTACGAGCCGCACCGTCACAGCTTAACTCTGAGGAAGAGCGGAGACTTTAGGAGAGAGCTCTACCGAGCCGCCTTAGATCAACGGTGGGTGCTCGAGGCCCCAGTCTCAATAGTCTTCACCGCGGTGTTTGCCAGAACTACTCGGGTGTACGGAGAGCGGGGCCGGCTACGCTACGTCCCAATGGACCTAGGCCATGCCGCGCAGAACGTCTATCTACAAGCCACGGCGCTGGGCCTGGGCACTGTGGCCGTAGGCGCCTTCTACGACGAAGATGTGGCAGAGATCCTCGGCCTCTCTGAGGAGGAGACTCCGCTGTACATAATGCCCGTGGGAAAACCAGCCGCCTACTACAAGCTGTCAGAACGAGAGCTGGTGCAGTACTACGAGCGGCGCAGGCGGTGA
- a CDS encoding methyltransferase domain-containing protein, producing MGLGSSWRVVYESYKKIVKFYERANLLVTFGNVDRWRREAIGLFYQLDGKNPLRVLDAGAGPGNMARHIRGVKYVVALDATAEMLRANDVADDKVVGLFEYMPFRSRCFDVVLAGYSLHAAVDFEKAVAEFSRVAEYQVAVSIGKPDNIIARGLLYFYTRYILPRLACIVAPRGVCDEYGKIFVIVKSQMPNSLVKRTIEKYATSLVFKTRGLGGVYMYVAKSRR from the coding sequence GTGGGGCTGGGCTCCTCTTGGCGCGTGGTGTATGAATCGTACAAGAAGATTGTGAAGTTCTACGAGCGGGCTAACCTACTCGTGACGTTTGGAAACGTCGATAGGTGGAGGCGTGAGGCGATTGGCCTCTTCTATCAGTTGGATGGGAAAAACCCCCTACGCGTCCTTGACGCAGGGGCTGGGCCTGGGAACATGGCCAGGCATATAAGGGGGGTGAAGTACGTCGTGGCGTTGGATGCCACAGCGGAGATGCTTCGCGCAAACGACGTGGCCGACGACAAAGTCGTCGGGCTTTTTGAATATATGCCGTTTAGGTCTAGATGCTTCGACGTAGTACTAGCTGGCTACTCTCTACACGCCGCTGTGGATTTTGAAAAGGCAGTAGCCGAATTCAGCAGAGTGGCCGAATACCAAGTGGCCGTGTCTATAGGCAAGCCGGACAACATAATAGCGCGGGGGCTCCTGTACTTCTATACGAGGTACATACTCCCCAGACTGGCTTGCATAGTGGCGCCCAGGGGCGTCTGCGACGAATACGGAAAGATATTTGTTATAGTGAAGTCGCAAATGCCCAATTCCCTTGTTAAGAGGACTATTGAGAAGTATGCGACAAGTCTTGTGTTTAAGACGAGAGGTCTTGGGGGCGTTTATATGTACGTAGCAAAGAGTAGGAGGTAG
- a CDS encoding M20 family metallopeptidase — MDEAISLLSKLISIPTVNPPGEKYQEFVEFAERFFKSLGMETEVLEVPKSEVAARCPECADYPRLILLARIGEPKIHFNGHYDVVPPGPLESWKVTRPFEPVYRDGRLYGRGAVDMKGGLAAIMLAAERAVKAGLKNFEVSFVPDEEIGGETGAGYLARSGKVKAPWVIIAEGSGEDNVWIGHRGLVWFLVEVYGKQAHGSTPWLGLNAFEGAAYIAYRLREYAKEVSARVSKYEYDDPRAASPTVTIGGEVRGSVKTNVVPGYFAFSVDRRVIPEEDLEQVKREFIEFVERVAKELPHRVEVKVTNVSEAALIEPTHPLVEALSSSVEEVIGRKPRRTVCVGGLDARFFIKAGIPTVTYGPGPIGLAHAPDEYVEVRQVVNVAQVYFNLLKKLR, encoded by the coding sequence ATGGATGAGGCTATCTCTCTCCTAAGCAAGCTGATTTCCATACCTACGGTTAATCCGCCGGGGGAGAAGTACCAGGAGTTCGTAGAATTCGCTGAGAGGTTCTTCAAATCCCTCGGCATGGAGACCGAGGTCTTAGAGGTGCCTAAGTCCGAGGTGGCGGCGCGGTGCCCCGAGTGCGCAGACTACCCCAGGCTCATCCTACTCGCCCGCATAGGTGAGCCAAAGATACACTTCAACGGCCACTACGACGTAGTGCCCCCCGGCCCCTTGGAGAGCTGGAAGGTGACAAGGCCATTTGAGCCCGTCTATAGAGACGGCAGACTCTACGGAAGAGGCGCCGTGGACATGAAGGGCGGCCTCGCGGCCATTATGCTCGCGGCCGAGCGGGCCGTAAAGGCGGGGTTAAAGAACTTTGAAGTCTCCTTTGTACCCGACGAGGAAATTGGCGGAGAGACGGGGGCCGGCTACCTCGCGAGATCTGGAAAGGTAAAGGCTCCGTGGGTGATAATCGCCGAGGGGTCGGGCGAGGACAACGTCTGGATTGGGCATAGGGGGCTTGTGTGGTTCCTCGTTGAGGTCTACGGCAAACAAGCCCACGGATCTACTCCGTGGCTGGGCTTAAACGCCTTTGAAGGCGCCGCCTACATCGCCTACAGGCTGAGGGAATATGCAAAGGAGGTCTCCGCCCGTGTGAGCAAGTACGAATACGACGATCCCAGGGCGGCGTCGCCCACTGTGACCATCGGCGGCGAGGTGCGGGGCTCTGTGAAGACCAACGTGGTGCCGGGGTACTTCGCCTTCTCAGTAGACAGGAGAGTGATCCCCGAGGAGGACTTGGAACAAGTGAAGCGCGAGTTCATCGAATTTGTAGAGAGAGTGGCAAAGGAGCTTCCACACCGAGTTGAGGTTAAGGTAACCAATGTGTCAGAGGCGGCGCTCATCGAACCCACTCACCCGCTGGTGGAGGCCCTCTCCAGCTCCGTGGAGGAGGTGATAGGGAGGAAGCCAAGGCGCACTGTGTGCGTCGGCGGCTTAGACGCCAGGTTCTTCATTAAGGCCGGCATACCCACTGTGACATATGGCCCAGGTCCAATAGGCCTAGCCCACGCCCCCGACGAATATGTAGAGGTGAGGCAGGTAGTCAACGTGGCCCAAGTGTACTTCAACCTTTTGAAAAAACTGAGGTAG
- a CDS encoding trimeric intracellular cation channel family protein encodes MHAEAVLEVLNYVGIVAFAVSGALKAGEKNMDLLGVITLGFSTALAGGIIRDVLLGRVPPVNLIYLPYSLTAVAASVATFILYPRVRSYKDLFLYPDAVGLGAFSAIGADVAASFALKHGYSASESWFLVAALASITAAGGGVVRDVLAGEIPQILRREIYATAAAVGGIIYLATLPAGREAAMFTTIASVTAIRIVSLWRRWELPKITTPDAQPLVHDA; translated from the coding sequence ATGCACGCCGAGGCGGTCCTAGAGGTATTGAACTACGTCGGAATTGTCGCCTTCGCCGTATCTGGGGCATTAAAGGCAGGGGAGAAGAACATGGACTTGCTGGGAGTGATAACCCTCGGCTTCTCCACAGCTTTGGCCGGCGGAATAATAAGAGACGTGCTGTTGGGCAGAGTGCCCCCGGTAAACCTAATCTATTTACCGTATTCCCTGACGGCTGTGGCCGCCTCCGTGGCCACCTTCATACTATACCCACGCGTCAGATCATACAAAGACTTATTCCTCTACCCGGACGCAGTTGGCCTCGGCGCATTCTCTGCGATAGGCGCAGACGTAGCGGCTAGCTTCGCCCTGAAACACGGCTACTCCGCGTCGGAGAGCTGGTTTTTAGTCGCGGCGCTGGCCTCAATCACGGCTGCGGGCGGCGGAGTAGTGCGGGACGTCCTCGCTGGCGAAATTCCACAGATCTTGAGAAGAGAGATCTACGCAACGGCGGCCGCCGTTGGCGGCATTATATATTTGGCCACGCTTCCCGCGGGCCGTGAGGCCGCCATGTTTACAACAATTGCGTCAGTCACAGCCATTAGGATTGTATCGCTATGGCGTCGTTGGGAACTGCCAAAGATTACGACACCTGACGCCCAGCCTCTTGTGCACGACGCATAA